TGTCTTAGTAAACATTTTGTAGCAGTAAAGATTAAAGGCCATCAAGTAATAAATGAGGTACAactattttttgctttcatatgCTGCTTGGAAGGAGTAAGAAGGAACAgttcatttcttctcctgctgaCAGCTCTATGACAGTTATGTGGAGGTTCCAGATATACGCTGggcttgttctttttcttcctttctggagTTTGGCAGAAGGTGGGAAGCTCTTGGTTGTGCCTCAGGATGGAAGTCACTGGCTGAGCATGCGTGTGGTTCTGGAGAAACTCTGGGAGAGGGGGCACGAAATCGTTGCGGTGATTCCTGATGCCACTTTGCTCATGAAAAACTCACAATCTTTCACCATCAAAACATACTCCGTGCCTTACACACAGGAGTTTGTGGATAGATACTACCATTCCATCGGTGAAAAAAGTTTTGATAACGCTCCCTTTCTAGAAAAATTTACAGTTTTACTCAGCAATTTATCAGAACTGACCAGCATGTTTTCTTCTACTTGTCGGCATCTCTTATATGATGAAGAACTAATGAAGTACCTCCAGGACAGCAAATTTGATGCCATTATGATGGATCCTGTGTTGCCGTGTGGACCAATTATTGCTGaatatctctctctcccttcagTGTACTTCATGCGTGGTCTTCCATGTACCTTAGACTACAAAGCCACCCAGTGTCCCAGTCCCTTTTCTTACGTGCGAGGACTTTCACCTCCAGTTCAGATCATATGACATTTACGGAGCGTGTGAAGAATCTCCTGGTTGGGTTTTCAGAGCATTTGTTTTGctatctgttttatttaaaatacaaggaCTTAGCTTCTGAGTTTCTTCACAGAGAAGTAACAATACTGGAACTATTTAGCAAAGCATCAATTTGGCTGATGAGATATGACTTTGTTTTTGAGTATCCGCGCCCAATAATGCCAAATATGGTCTATATTGGAGGCATCAACTGTGAGCAGAAGCAGCCATTATCAAAGGTTTGTCATTGTTTACACTGACGGTATGATAGCATTTACTAGCGATTATTCaagatttgcttttttaagtgCTTCCTATAGTAGTATTTGTGCTTGAGGCAATATGTGATCGAATACCAGGATGGCGTGATTTGGGAGTGGGAATCTCAGGCTCTGATAGATGATCACAAGACTTGCACTGCAAGTAGCTGAAGGGTTTCTCTCTGGAAGACCTTAGGTGAAGTTGTCTAAACTATGTAGCTGCCTAGGTATAGCTTAGCTTGTTGTAAGCATATCACCATAATATTAGACAATCATGGCACGTATCCTATATCTAgataaatgacaaaataattcTAGGTCATACGATTTAATATCCCTAACAGTTGTGGAATACTGATAAATTGCAGGAGACTTGATTGGATGCAAACTGGAAATGTGAAACTAACTCTGTGTATATGCCCAGGCACTTACAGTGTGCCACAGAGATTGATAATGCGGGTGAATACCCCAAAACCAGGGGTATGCAGTCAAAGATGGTAGAGGGAGCTCGTTTGCCTCTGAATTTGTGTAAGAAGCAATGTAAGATAGCATATAAGAGGATGCTTAGAAAAAAGAAGCCTTCAGGATTCTAACTATCTATCCTCCTTCCCTAGCTTGTTTAAATCTCCCTAGTGGGCTGTGCAAATAGGGCAGATGTCAGTcgtttattctgtttttcagaccGCAGTGGTGTTGCAACAGCAGAAGTTATTGCTAAGCTTGTATCACGTTTACTACTGTGGACTCGGGGCTTTCACTTTGATAACTGCTATGATATAGAAACAAATCCGAAGATAAAACTTATCAACCCACTGTATATCAAATCTCTGTCAATAATTGCTTCTTGTTTAGACTCTGAGAGCACAAGGTAATCCAAAGGTCAGACTTTTGTTCCGAGTTTTGTGTCCAGTCAGCTGAGCAGGCTCCAGGCAGGGAGTTCATCATTAACTGGATGTTAGTAAGATAGTGATTGCTTGGTCAGGTGTTACCTCCCATTCATAACTCTCTGTTCAGCCTTTCGGTGTGACGCATGGCCAATTGCTTGACACTTCTCCCTCGAGCATTTGAATCCTCTAATGTTATTCAACTTTACCTTGCAGCGCCCAGTTCCTTAAAGCCTTCACTGTGTGCACAGATGATAAACTCAACCTTTGCCCACAGTTAAAAATTACCCTCATTTCTGTCCACAAACATACAGTCCGTTAAAAATTAAACGCTTACCTTAGTTAAGATTAAAGCGCAAAGTACTCCACGATTCATTCCTCATCCCCTGCAATAGTTTTGCAGCTGTTTAAAACTTTGCTGACAGCACAAGGAAAATGGCTTCTTCACATCCAGGACTGAATTCTCTTGCCTCCTGGGTTGTGTTTTTCCTGCTCCTGTGGACCTTTTCTGAAGGTGGAAAGCTTTTGGTTGTACCTATCGATGGCAGCCACTGGCTCAGCATGCACCCGGTTGTGGAGCGGCTCAGACAGCGGGGACATGAAATCGTGGTGGTTGCGCCAGAGATAAATCTGCGGATAGATTCATCGGGGCATTATACCGTGAAAACATACTCTGTGCCTTACACCAAGGAGTATGTGgaggcagaatttaaaaagctgGGCTATAGGAGTTTCACATCTCAACCCTTCTTGgaaaaattctcaaaaatgGCAAATATTACAACCATGTTCTTTGATTCCTGCAAACGTCTTCTGTCTAACAAAGAGCTGATCGATACcttgaagaaagcaaatttgatgCTGTCTTTATGgatcctttttttccatgtgggCAGATAGTGGCCGAACATCTCTCCCTACCTTCTGTGTACCTCGTACGGGGACTGCCCTGCAGCCTAGACATCCACGCTACCCTCTGTCCAAATCCTCTTTCTTACGTTCCTAGGTTCTTCACTCACTACACGGACCGCATGGCGTTCCTCCAGCGTGTGGGCAATCTCATAGCTAGCCTGAGCAGTTCCCTGGCTTGCAGCTTTCTTTATTCACCGTACGATCGTTTGATCAAAGAATTCCTCCAACAAGAGGCAACAGTGCTTGAGCTGTTCAGCCACGCGTCTATTTGGCTCATGAAATATGACTTTGTCTTTGAGTACCCCAGGCCCCTAATGCCTAATATGGTCTTGATCGGAGGCATAAGCTGCACTCAGGAAAAAGCATTATCACAGGTTagttaccttttttccccctagtttaGCTATGGCTGCACTGTTTGCTCTCACCATGAGATGGAGCTCCTGGCAATAACAAATAATACTAGGCCAAAGAGCTAGATGGAAGTGGCTAGGAAAGCGCATTGCACCTCTGCATTCATTGTGCATTGAGGAGGTACGCTACTTTGTGGGAGACCTCCAGATTCCCAGACAAGCATGCATACAAAGCTGGGCTTTTCCAGTTGTTTTCCCCCAGTATCTTCTGGCTGCCTATTTccagtaattttgttttgtgtacCTGTTTACAAGACTTGGTGCTAGCTAGGGTAATGCAGCAGGCCGAATCATCCTAGTCCCCTGCCCTTGAGCGGAGGAGCATTTCTGCAGGAATTTCAGACAGTGGCAGACCTGAATGAAATCCCCACCACCCAGTGAAGCAGCAAGAGATCTGCCTCTTTTATGTAACATACTCTGTCCCAGATCTGGACTGCAACTGTATTTTGCTTGAACTATGCCAAACTTCCTAAATATGGGATATCTGCCACTTTCCACTAAGAAATCCTCCTAATTCTTCGtgctttctcttatttttccgTGACGGTCCACTGCAGGTATTTCATAAAGGTCATGTGTAGCACCCACCGATACAAGCAGCTGCTGGTTAAAAAGACTTTAGTAAAATAACGCACCTATTCCCAAAGCAGGGCTGCAAAAAGTTTCATAATGCTAGTGGCATTTCTGAGCAGAAAGGTCAGACCTTGGcacacaaaaacattaaaagaacagAGTAAAACTGATGTGACAAGTCCCACAGAAAGTAAATAGGGCTAAATACGCCCTGAAATAGCCGTATCTGTTCCAATGCATCAGGAACAGCATCAGGAATTTTGTACCAAAAGCACATTTGTAGTTTGGGGAGGATTTTGCAGTTCTCAGATGCCTGTGAGTTTATACAGAACTGAGCCCTGAGTTCCCAACCAGACATCTACGACGCCTTAATGGAGAGCATGTCTTCAGAGAAATCTGGTAAGACAGAACCAAGCCCTGAAATCAGTGTTACATTTCACCTTGTTTGCCCCCAGGAGAGCGTCAGGTCTGCTGTTCGGGGTGCAGCTCTCAGCAAACCTTCGATGGCTCCTTCTGTTTGGGATCCAGTCCAAGCGAAGGGCCACGGCACTCTGGTCAGCTACAAAAATACGTAACAGAGCGTAAACTGAGAGGGTCAATCTCGGTTATCCCCTCAGACCCTAGAGATAACATTTCAATTGCCAGACTTACAGGAACATTTAGTTCATTTTATTCCACTCATTTAACTCTGATGCCTGCAGCAATTCCCTCCagttctgtctttccttccctggctttaccaaatatttttctatggCACAGGATTTTTGCTCCAGCCTTCAGCTGTTTTTATGCTTCATCAGAATCCTTTTGTTCTTGGATTCCAGTGACAGAGCTCCTAgtccttcttttatttaaatcaaacaaacaaaacagcttaaaaaaattcgCAGCGGTTCAATATTATCATACTCAAAGCAGACCCAATAAATCCAGATATTAGAAATTAGAGCTATCTGCTGTCAGAACACTTTTCAAAACCTTAATTCTCTCTTGCAGCTGCATGGTTTGAAAAGACGACCATCAACTCTAAAGCCAGAGCATCTGACTTGcagtaaatgtgaaaataaGCCATAATATATTCACCTGGGCATTGATTGCCAGGAAAAGTATGATGATGAATTGATCTCCTTAATTGGTACAGCATCTTTTTTACTGCACAGAAACTGATGTCTTTGAGCAGGCAGGCTTTGCTATGTGActgttttaaagtaaattttttcCGATCTCCATACTGAATCTCGGTTCAGGCTTCAGTTCTGCAAACGCTCACGCACCTCCATAACTTTGTTCATCCACCTGtgcctatttttttcccctgggacTCATTTTCATATAGATAACTAATTTTCCTGATCATCATTTTGTTGTGTTGACTGTTCATTTTATTGCCTTTCCAGATAGTTTTGTAGGAACGTGACAGAAATTACAGTGTATGACGTGGAAGGGACTTCTTTGACTAAGGATGTGCTTTGTGTTGGCAGGAATTTGAAGCTATTGTGAATGCCTCTGGAGAACATGGCATTGTTGTCTTCTCGCTGGGCTCCATGGTCTCTGAGATTCCTATGAAGAAAGCCACAGAAATCGCAGATGCCTTGGGATCAGTCCCTCAAACGGTATggtttccctcttccccttccagcACAGCAATTCAAGactgttttcaaatacagtatATCGATTACCTTCGGCTTTCAGTGTGCTTGgtcctcccttctttctcctgctccctgATGCCAGAAGAAACTGTCaccccagctgctctgcacgACGAAACAGGTTTTGTGCACCACGGATGTTTTTAGCTGTGCTTTTCAAACCCCCTGAGGAGCAGCAAGAGGCCGGTTGCTGAGAACTGACATTGTGTTTGCTTCTCTTGAAAGGTTTTGTGGCGATACACGGGAGAGGTGCCCCCCAACCTGCCGAAAAACGTAAAGCTCGTCAAATGGCTGCCACAGAATGATCTTCTAGGTAGGTCGGAGATACCTTGAGTGATACCAGCGTGTTTCTTTTAATCCGACACTGCTGTTGTAAGGCCCCATTAGCATCATCTGTGCTGACTCCCTGTATCAGTGTGGGTCACAGGACTTCCTTACAGCCTTTGCTGTTTGAACCAGAGCTCGTCTTTTAGAAACTTACCTGATTGCAACTTCAAAATTGCTGAATTATGAAACAACTCTGTTTGGAAAGGCATTCCCACACTTGACTACCCTTACTGTCAAAAATGGGGGGTCTTTATCTCTGACGAGCCAGTCTCAACACCCAGCCATGggtttttgtcatgtttttgtCTActggactgaaaagaaaatttaaggaCCCTGAGTGAGCATTTCCAGACAGGTCGTCGGGCTTTTCAGGTGGTAAAATTGTACATGCTATTGCCAGGAGTGCATTTGTTTGTTAGACAACAGGGCTCAGCTGTGGGAGATctgcaaaaccagcaaatgGAAGACATGGTAAAAAAGCACGCAATGGTAACATCCTCTTTAACCTCACTTGGCTCCGATTTCATCCTAAAATCTGAGAAGCTTTGGAGGATTATCCAAGGCTTTCCAGAGATCACCCAAACTGAGACAGAGCTCTACAACCCAAGGTTCATTCAGTCCCCTGTAATGTCCTGTTCTCTGCAGCCCTAAGCCTGTCCATAAGCAATGATGCAAATGACAGCCCAAAGTTCTCGATTTATACCTACCAGTGCCATTTTTGTGCACGTTTTTCCCCAGGGATGTGTTACTGTGACTTAACAAATCAAATAGCTAAGCAagtctttctttcctccacagCTCACCCTAAGACTCGTGCCTTTATTACCCATGGAGGCTCACACGGTGTTTACGAGGGCATATGCAATGCGGTGCCAATGGTACTAATGCCTTTATTTGGAGACCAGATGGACAACGCCAAACGAGTAGAGTCACGAGGAGCAGGACTGACACTGAATATACTTGAAATGACTTCGGAGGACATATCCACTGCCCTGAAAGCAGTTATTAACGATAAAAAGTCAGTAATAGAAACACAGCCTTTCTCCTTCTACTGTTGTGTAACACCAGCACGCTAGCTTCCAGCTTAACAGAATGTTAATCTCTTCTTATATGCCTTCTTATATCAAAGTTACATCATTGAGAAGCTGATACTTGTCCTGGGTTAACCTCATCCTGTCCCTGTAACAGCACCATCCTTCTCACTGCCCGGGAGTGAGAAGTGAATAATGATTATTCATTAGGTGACAAGAACTGGCTGATACGAGAGGATGCAGGTATCAGAGAAGATGGGGTATAGATGCAATGGAAGAAATCAAGTTGACAAAAGATGCGTCACCGACTTAAAGCCAAATTTACCAGGCAGTGATGTAGCGGGCTTTGACACAACGTGGCAGAAAAGGCAATCGGTGAAGGGAGATGTGGCAAACTGCTTTTGTTCCCCAAATCAGTGGTGACATGAGTCAGTGGGGAGCCTGAAAACGTTGAAAGGCTCAGCTGCCTGGCTGATTTGCTTTGCATGAGGCTTGCCCAGAGATGctgtctgcacagcagcaggaggaaggaggcaagCGGCAGTGCCTCGCTATAGTCCAGAAGCTGTACTGTGTCAGGAAGCATTGCCTTCCAGCTGGCAGGGTTTACTAAACATAGCTATTATcactcatttattttacaaactagttttctcagtcatttttccccccctagTGCTCGTAAGGAGCTGTATGAGCAGAgtcagctgctgcctggctcagcAAGGCTGGACAAttccagcacagagcaggaggaacATGCAAGGGTACGCTGAGGTGGTACAGAGAACCACCCTAGACATCATAGTATTGCAGTCAGCATGCCCAAGGTGTTTTAAGGCATCAGAGCCAAGGGAAACTTTAAGACATaccctccttttcctgctcccATTCTCTGTTGTCATTAGGGCTTCGCAGTCCTTGGCATCCTCTTCCCCATCATGTTTCTGAGAAATGGCACCTTATTGTCATTGTTTCCTAACCACTGCTCTTACAGCAATGATAATAGTAACAAcagtaattaataataataatgctgcATCTTGATCTTGAAAAGCTGGACGGCTTTTCTACACCCAGTCTCACATTTCAGCCAGATACCTTCACCCCAGAGATTTTGCTGACAGCTCAAactaagctttttcttttccttcttttttaatacctttccctcttctttaaTCATTGAAAAGAGCACTTTTCTGGGCCCATAACTTTGCCATTATCCTTCTCatgggggggtggtggtggtggtggggaaatACCACCAGAGAAGTCTCCAGTGGGCTGTCAAGACAACTGACACTGCATCCCTTTTTTCTGGGGACTCAGTCTCAGAAGAACAAGTCACTGAAAACACCCAACATCTTTTCTTGACAGGTACAAAGAGAACATCAAGCGTCTCTCAGACCTTCACCTCGACAGACCCATCCACCCCCTGGACCTGGCTGTGCACTGGGTGGAGTTTGTAATGAGACACAAAGGGGCCCCACACCTGCGACCTGCTGCTCACGACCTCAACTGGATCCAGTACCACTCCCTGGACGTCATCGCCTTCCTCCTCGCCGTGgtgctcctctccctcttcatTTCGCTGAAGTGCTGCCTGTTCTGCTGCCGCAGGTGCTGCTGTAAGAAGGGAAGAACAAGAAAGCCAACCAAATCGAAGTCCCACTAGCAGATGAAACTGGTGGTAGAAGATAAGGCCTCTGCTCCAGACCAAAAGGATCAGAGAACATCTCaaatttcactaaaatatttgcCGACTTTCAGTCAAGAAATAATAGCGTTCCTTTAAACTAGCACCACGGGAGGGATTGTTTCACTGATATAATTTTTGCCTTTAATTAAGAATCGGTcgttaaaaataatttgtatagGAGTGCTTCAGTCGCTTGGGAAGATACTAGTGTCAAGTCCAAGGCTCCTGGCTTCCACGTCTTGGTGTACAGAGGACTCACTgtgactgggttttttttacctctATATGCAATGGAGGTATATAGGGATTTCATAAGACTTTGCTTCAAGGGCTTTAGGAGAACCATTTGCTCTAGTGTAAGGCTGTCAGGTTTATCAAGCACTTTGAAATCTTTGTATAGCTGTTGTTATAGAAGAGGCAAATGTTATACACTGACAATACATGTCACATAAGCCAAGCTAGATGCACATCTTAaatgggttttgtgtgtgtttacagtaccctgaagaaaattaaggtTTCAGCAGGGAAGTGGTTGTAAAGCCACGGATGTTTCACCCAAGTTCCCCATCAGGCAGAGTGCTGTATCTGGAGCTTGCCTGTTAGGTGATGAGACCTTTGTAAGCAATGTTTATAAAACCCAACTGATTTACTCTTTGTAAGTGATGTTCAGGTAAAGACCCAAACCCCAACCCTATAAATAAATCCCCGATACGAACAATCACGGCTCTTGTGTTTTCTGACTTGAGAGATATGACGCTTGTTCGATCATGGAgagagagctggagaagggaaagattCAATACCTCGCGGTGTGAAAGCCACCTCAATGCACAAAAGCCGTTCCTCAGCATTACTCTCTCACTGCTTGGTGACTTGGTCCTTGCTGAGAGGTTACATCCTGAGGCTGCCACAGTCCCCGCTACTACGTAtagaaaaagtcagaaaagacCTTAAACGTAAGTTAATATTCAGGGCTCAAAACAGGCTGGGGCATCCCGGTATGTCATGGCAGCACAGGCGTCCTGCTAAGTACCTGGTGCTGTTATTTTCTATTGCTGTTTGAAGAAGCAGGTACTTTAGTGAAAGCTGTTCGGTTCAAGAAGACAgtccctctcctcctcagcctgTCCCTGTTGCAGTGCCCGATTCTCGCGGGCATCCACGCCACCCGCAACCTATCCAGGACCAATGCCGACTGTTGCTTTTCAccctctgcctttccctcccctcctcttgcCCCCGGTAAACAGAAGGAAACCCTTCTTTG
The window above is part of the Gymnogyps californianus isolate 813 chromosome 7, ASM1813914v2, whole genome shotgun sequence genome. Proteins encoded here:
- the LOC127018735 gene encoding LOW QUALITY PROTEIN: UDP-glucuronosyltransferase 1A1-like (The sequence of the model RefSeq protein was modified relative to this genomic sequence to represent the inferred CDS: inserted 1 base in 1 codon); translation: MWRFQIYAGLVLFLPFWSLAEGGKLLVVPQDGSHWLSMRVVLEKLWERGHEIVAVIPDATLLMKNSQSFTIKTYSVPYTQEFVDRYYHSIGEKSFDNAPFLEKFTVLLSNLSELTSMFSSTCRHLLYDEELMKYLQDSKFDAIMMDPVLPCGPIIAEYLSLPSVYFMRGLPCTLDYKATQCPSPFSYVXRTFTSSSDHMTFTERVKNLLVGFSEHLFCYLFYLKYKDLASEFLHREVTILELFSKASIWLMRYDFVFEYPRPIMPNMVYIGGINCEQKQPLSKEFEAIVNASGEHGIVVFSLGSMVSEIPMKKATEIADALGSVPQTVLWRYTGEVPPNLPKNVKLVKWLPQNDLLAHPKTRAFITHGGSHGVYEGICNAVPMVLMPLFGDQMDNAKRVESRGAGLTLNILEMTSEDISTALKAVINDKKYKENIKRLSDLHLDRPIHPLDLAVHWVEFVMRHKGAPHLRPAAHDLNWIQYHSLDVIAFLLAVVLLSLFISLKCCLFCCRRCCCKKGRTRKPTKSKSH